The stretch of DNA CCGGATCGTAGCCGCTCTTCATAACTCCGGCGATATTGCCTGACTCCTCGACACCTTGTACGACCGCCTTGACAAACGGAACAGGATCTGGCCATACCGGCTCTCCTTTCGGCAAATAATGGGCCAACAACCCGCTCATTGAGACAACAAGCAATAGCGGGAGCGAGATGAAGAGATACGTACGCAAACGGAGTGGTTTCCGTTGTTTTTGGACGAGCCTGGAGATGGTCAATAATCCAAGCAGCAAACAACCCGACATCATGATCCGGAAAATCGACTGTTCGGCTGAATAAGGGCTGAACGTGTCAATGAAGGCAATAAAGACGACAGTCATGACGTAGAATAATAAAATGCTCTTTTTCACTTCAATCCAATATCGAATTAAATACGCCGTCATCCATAGCAACGCGAAAAACAGTAACGTCCGGAAGGGATTTGAAATACCCTCCCATTGCCCTTTCAAGAGGACCACCAAATTTGCGATGAAATCATCCCTCAACAAAACAAGGGCTTGTTTGGAAAAAAGCAACTCATGAAAAAAGATATAATGGACAGCCCATAAGATATAAGTTATTTTTACCGGGATTGCGATCCACCATTTTAGATTAAACAGGGCCATCAGGAAAAACAGGGCGACAAATAGTAGAAATAGAGGCATATTCCCTGAGGAAGTCAGTTCCATTACGGGCAATAGCCATTCCCAAAGCAGAACAAAGGCAAGTACATACAGAAGAATCAGCATCCATTTGTCAATCTGTCTTTCATTTCTCATCGGGCCACCTCATTGAATGTATCCGAAGACGGTTTTCGATATAACGTATGGACCTTGACCCCTTTTGAACGGGCCAACTGGATCGCCCCTTCCCTTTTCCCGGACAGGCCTTCCTGGTCCACTATAACAAAACAGACGATTGAACGTGCCTGTTGAAAATGTGATAACAAAGACTCGAACAAGATTTCATCGGGGTTCCCCGTTATGATCACGACATTTTCACTGGAAGGGAGCGCCGCCAGTTCCACAACGGGAAGTCCTTCCTCATTGGATGGCTGCAGCTTGGCCAACTGAACGAACGCCTGGTGTAGTTGATCTTCCGATTGAATGGAAGGTAGAAGGAGCGGATTGGATCCGAGGATGGCGAATGCCAAACCCGATTGCCTTCTTGAAGTTTCGCGCAGCAAAGAAGCGGCAAGTTCAACTTGACCCTCGAACACATCGGAATATCTGCCGTCCAATACGAGAAAGAGGTGCTTCGCTCTGCCTCCATCAAATTCTTTCGTCATTAAATTCTGAGTTTTAGCGAACGACTTCCAATGGATCCAGGCCATCCGGTCCCCCGCTTGATAATCACGAACGCCCGTCACCAATGTGAGGTCTTTCGAGTTCTGCGATGTGTCCAGGGAACCTGTTTCTGAACGACTATCTCTTGGGTTATATTGGAAGTCTGTTATTTTCGGATAGACAAGAATCGTTTCAGGCAAGTGGAGCAGCGCTGTTTTTTTAATCCAGCCGAAGAAATCGGACAGCTCAATCTCGATTCCCCGGAATTTATGTTCTCCCCTCGGCATTCGATCGATCGTATACGTCCACTCCACCTCTTTGGATATTCCCAACAGAAAAATCTGCTTCATCCGGCTGCCCGCTGAAGCATGGAGGCGCGAGTCATCTCCCATTTCTGCCGCTACAACATAGAGCAGCGGGAACCGGAACTTTCGTTTCAGACGGACGACGACCATCAAACTGCCGCCCCGATGCACACGGGGCGGCATCAATTCCCGTTCCACCTTAATAGAGGAAATCGGATAAAAGAAGAGCAGGATCGAATATCCGACGAACGGCAAGAGGATATAAAAGATCGTCCAACTGACGATGCCGCCTTGGAACATGGCAAACACAAAAGAGGTTGCCAGGAGGGTTACGACGAAAAGCAGCCGCCCGAGCAGACCGATTCGTAGACGGGCGGCCTTCATCTCGTAAACCTAGACCGGTCAACCGGCACGTAGACATTGCCCAAAATCCGACGAATCAGCGTGTCGGGGGACACTCCTTGGAACCGGGCCTCCGGTTTTACAATGACCCGGTGGCCAAAGACGAACGGGGCCAAGTATTGTACGTCATCCGGCGTGACATAGGTCCTACCCTTTCCTAAGGCGTATGCCTGGCACCCTCTCATAAGCGCAAGCGAACCCCTAGGGCTTACACCCAAATAGACATCGGCATCTTCCCGAGTCGCTGTTGCACAGTCAACAATATAGGATTTGACCGTATCATCTACCGTTACGTTCTTCACGGCTTGTTGCAAGTCGCGTAAATCCGCCAACGTGATGACAGGTTCCAACTTTTCGACAGCCACTTCCTCCACCGCCCGCCGAAGAACCTCCACCTCTTCCGACTTGGATGGATACCCCATTTTCAGTTTGAATAAAAAACGGTCCAACTGCGCTTCCGGCAACGGATAGGTTCCTTCGTACTCGATCGGATTCTGGGTGGCCATGACGAAGAACGGTTGAGGGATGCGGATCGTCTCCCCGTCCACCGTCAAGGAGGATTCCTCCATGCTTTCGAGGAGAGCAGATTGGGTCTTAGGCGACGTGCGGTTAATTTCATCAGCCAAAACGATATTGCCTAGAATCGGTCCTGGACGGAATTCAAACTGCATTTCTTTCGGATTGTAGATCGACACACCGAGGACATCGGATGGCAACAGATCCGGCGTGAATTGGATCCTCTTGAAGTCGGCGCCAATCGATTTTGCGAGCGCTTTCACCAGCATCGTCTTCCCGACGCCAGGCACATCTTCCAACAGGACATGCCCGCCGGATAGGAGCGCCGTCAAGCTAAGTTCGGCGATTTCCCGCTTTCCGATCATGACTTTTTCTATATTATCCAGTATGCTTCCGATCATTTCTCTATTTGTCATCTCATTTCCCCCATTGCTAAAGCAAATCTGACGGACATTCACATTCCAACCGTTTGTAACTTAACTACTAACATCATACAGGAAGAACGTGTCTTCCACAATGAATGAAACCGGACGCTTTAAGCGTCAAAAAGGACAGGGAGGCCCTGTCCTTCATTTCCAAAAGTCATCGAAAATAGTGATCGGCATATGCCGCTTATGTTGCGAACGAAGGAAGTGGTTCTCAATCGTCTGCCGTGCCGCATCCGCAATCTGCTTTCCTTCCAAGTAATCATCGATATCGTCATAGGTGACCCCGAGCGCGACTTCATCCGGAATGGCGGGTTTTTCATCTTCCAGATCGGCGGTCGGCACTTTCGTGTACAGATGCTCCGGGCAATTCAGTTCACGCAGCAACTGTTTACCTTGCCGCTTGTTGAGCCGGAAGATCGGCATAAGGTCCGCTGCCCCGTCCCCGAATTTCGTATAGAATCCGGTAATTGCTTCGGCAGCATGGTCGGTTCCCAACACGACGCAGTTATGCATGGCCGCCACTGAATACTGGACTTTCATCCGCTCACGCGCCTTCTCATTGCCTTTTGCATAATCCGATAACGTGATGCCTGCCTCCACCAGCGCCCGCTCGCTCGCATCGACCGCCTCTTTGATGTTGATCGTATACGTTAAAGATGGTCTGATATACTCCAACACATCCTGCGCATCGTCTTCATCAAATTGAGTGCCATACGGCAGACGGATCGCTATGAATTTATAAGTTTCATCGCCATTTTCGTCATTCAATTCATCGACAGCCATCTGGGCCAGCTTCCCGACGAGCGTCGAATCCTGCCCTCCCGAAATTCCAAGGACATATCCATGAAGGAATGGATTCTTCTGCAAATAGGCTTTCAGAAAACCGATTGACTTGCGTATCTCTTCTTTCGGATCGATCACCGGCTTCATCTTTAATTCAGCTATGATTTTCTCCTGCAATGTAGTCAACGCTCATCCACCTCATTTATTTTCAATGTATTCTTCCACCATCTCTTGCACTTCCTGTATGTTGCGCATCTTGTTGTCCCAACACTTTTGACTTAAATCAACCGGATATTCCTCCGGGTTTAACGACCGTTTATACTCATCCCAAAGAAGCGCCAAGTTCTCCTTGGCATATTCCCGCATCTCACGGAGCGGCGGATTCTCATAGACGATTTCCCCTTGGTCCACAACCTTGACATGCAGATCCTTCGCTTCAAAATTCGTCACGAACTTGGAAATGAACGTATGGATCGGATGGAACATCTTGATGCGCTTTTCGGAAGCCGGATCTTCATCATACATCGCGATATAATCCCCTTCCGCCATGCCGTTTTCCCGGTCGATGATCCGGTACAATTTTTTCCGCCCGGGAGTCGTCACTTTTTCGGTGGATGAAGAAATCTTAATGGTATCTTCCATTTCGCCTTCCTCGTTTTCAATGGAGACAATCTTGTAAACAGCCCCTAATGCCGGCTGGTCGTAGGCCGTTATCAGCTTCGTCCCGATTCCCCATACATCCACCCGTGCGCCTTGCGCTTTCAAGTTGAGAATGGTGTATTCATCCAAATCATTGGAGACGATAATTTTCGCATCCGGGAACCCCGCCTCATCCAGCATTCTTCGCGTCTCTTTCGAGAGGTACGCAATATCGCCGCTATCCAGCCGGATGCCTTGGAAATTGATCTGATCCCCAAGTTCTTTCGCCACTTGGATAGCGGTCGGCACGCCGATTTTCAGCGTATTGTATGTATCCACTAAAAATACACAGTCTTTGTGGCGCTTGGCGTAGGAATGAAAGGCCTCATACTCGCTCTTATACGCTTGGACCATCGAATGGGCATGCGTACCTGCCACCGGGATTTCAAACCGTTTCCCTGCAAGGACATTGCTCGTCGCTTCAATGCCGCCGATATAGGTCGCCCGGGCTCCCCAGATCGCGGCATCCATCTCATGTGCACGGCGCGTACCGAATTCCATGACGACTTCATCTTTCACCACTTGTTTGATGCGGCTCGCTTTCGTAGCGATCAATGTCTGGTAATTGACGATATTGAGTATCGCCGACTCGATCAATTGCGCCTGGATCAATGGTGCTTCCACCCGGATGATCGGTTCATTGGCAAAGACGATTTCGCCTTCCTGCATGGAGTAAATGTCCCCCGTAAATCGAAGCTCCTTCAAATACGCAATAAAATCCTCCCGGTATCCTAATTCTTCACGAAGATAGGCTAGATCACTCTCGGTGAAACGCAGTTCCCGCAAATAATCGAGGATGCGCTCCAACCCCGCAAAGACAGCATAGCCGTTCCCGAACGGCAATTTCCTGAAAAACAATTCGAATACAGCTTTGCGATTATGGATGCCGTCCGCCCAATAGGATTCGGCCATGTTGATTTGATACAGATCTGTATGCAATGTCCAGCTATCGTCTTTGTAATTCGAACTCATTTCTATCTCCTTCTTCCACTTCTAAATATGTATTAGTATACCGAGTATACTACATGTACCCGGAATCTGGCGGGTTCTAACCTACAGGATTGCCAAATTCCATGGGAACTGATACGGAGAATGCTGTGTTTTCATGGGACTTGAATGTTTGCGCCAGGGCTTGAAATAGGGTGGCCGGGTATGGGCACGGGGGAGGGCTTATGGGCGATGAGGTACGACTTATGGGCGGTGGTGCAAGGGTTATAGGCGGTGGTGCAAGGGTTATAGGCGATGAAACATGACTTATGAGCGAAGGTGAAGGAGTTATGAGCGCAGCGGAAAAGTTATGAGCGAAGATCACACACTTATGGGCGGGACTCGGAAATTATGAGCGTAGAACTACGACTTATAATCGCGGACGTGGAGTTATGAGCGGGAAAGCACAACTTATAAGCGCGGCCCGAAGTAAGCGGGGACTTGTGTCCGACACAAAAAATGCCGGGCAGCTGCCACGGCATTTTCCATCTTCCTCATCGTTTCACGGTAACGCCTGTAAAATCGAAGTTATCCGGGTCCGGGCCGACGCGCTTGTTTTCATTCAACGTCCCGATGGCCTCCACCTCTTCTACAGTGAGCTCGAAATCAAACACGTTCGAATTGTCGATGATCCGGCTTTGCTTCACTGACTTCGGAATGGTCACGACGCCGTTTTGCAAGTCCCAGCGCAGCATCACTTGTGGAACCGTTTTTCCGTATTTCTCGGCGATTTCGACCAACACTGGATTGTCCAGAAGCTGTCCTCGCATAAGGGGGGACCATGCTTCCATCTGGATGCCGTTCTCCTTGCAAAATGCCAGAAGTTCGACTTGTGTCAAGCATGGATGGTATTCGACCTGGTTGACCATCGGCATGATTTCCGCATCTGCCATCAAGTCCTCCAGATGAT from Bacillus sp. OxB-1 encodes:
- the nadE gene encoding ammonia-dependent NAD(+) synthetase, which translates into the protein MTTLQEKIIAELKMKPVIDPKEEIRKSIGFLKAYLQKNPFLHGYVLGISGGQDSTLVGKLAQMAVDELNDENGDETYKFIAIRLPYGTQFDEDDAQDVLEYIRPSLTYTINIKEAVDASERALVEAGITLSDYAKGNEKARERMKVQYSVAAMHNCVVLGTDHAAEAITGFYTKFGDGAADLMPIFRLNKRQGKQLLRELNCPEHLYTKVPTADLEDEKPAIPDEVALGVTYDDIDDYLEGKQIADAARQTIENHFLRSQHKRHMPITIFDDFWK
- a CDS encoding AAA family ATPase, which codes for MTNREMIGSILDNIEKVMIGKREIAELSLTALLSGGHVLLEDVPGVGKTMLVKALAKSIGADFKRIQFTPDLLPSDVLGVSIYNPKEMQFEFRPGPILGNIVLADEINRTSPKTQSALLESMEESSLTVDGETIRIPQPFFVMATQNPIEYEGTYPLPEAQLDRFLFKLKMGYPSKSEEVEVLRRAVEEVAVEKLEPVITLADLRDLQQAVKNVTVDDTVKSYIVDCATATREDADVYLGVSPRGSLALMRGCQAYALGKGRTYVTPDDVQYLAPFVFGHRVIVKPEARFQGVSPDTLIRRILGNVYVPVDRSRFTR
- a CDS encoding nicotinate phosphoribosyltransferase, producing MSSNYKDDSWTLHTDLYQINMAESYWADGIHNRKAVFELFFRKLPFGNGYAVFAGLERILDYLRELRFTESDLAYLREELGYREDFIAYLKELRFTGDIYSMQEGEIVFANEPIIRVEAPLIQAQLIESAILNIVNYQTLIATKASRIKQVVKDEVVMEFGTRRAHEMDAAIWGARATYIGGIEATSNVLAGKRFEIPVAGTHAHSMVQAYKSEYEAFHSYAKRHKDCVFLVDTYNTLKIGVPTAIQVAKELGDQINFQGIRLDSGDIAYLSKETRRMLDEAGFPDAKIIVSNDLDEYTILNLKAQGARVDVWGIGTKLITAYDQPALGAVYKIVSIENEEGEMEDTIKISSSTEKVTTPGRKKLYRIIDRENGMAEGDYIAMYDEDPASEKRIKMFHPIHTFISKFVTNFEAKDLHVKVVDQGEIVYENPPLREMREYAKENLALLWDEYKRSLNPEEYPVDLSQKCWDNKMRNIQEVQEMVEEYIENK
- a CDS encoding DUF58 domain-containing protein, whose translation is MKAARLRIGLLGRLLFVVTLLATSFVFAMFQGGIVSWTIFYILLPFVGYSILLFFYPISSIKVERELMPPRVHRGGSLMVVVRLKRKFRFPLLYVVAAEMGDDSRLHASAGSRMKQIFLLGISKEVEWTYTIDRMPRGEHKFRGIEIELSDFFGWIKKTALLHLPETILVYPKITDFQYNPRDSRSETGSLDTSQNSKDLTLVTGVRDYQAGDRMAWIHWKSFAKTQNLMTKEFDGGRAKHLFLVLDGRYSDVFEGQVELAASLLRETSRRQSGLAFAILGSNPLLLPSIQSEDQLHQAFVQLAKLQPSNEEGLPVVELAALPSSENVVIITGNPDEILFESLLSHFQQARSIVCFVIVDQEGLSGKREGAIQLARSKGVKVHTLYRKPSSDTFNEVAR